Proteins co-encoded in one Nitrospiraceae bacterium genomic window:
- the lptB gene encoding LPS export ABC transporter ATP-binding protein yields MHSLEIKGITKNYGNRCVVNNLTLNVKTGEIVGLLGPNGAGKTTTFYMIVGMIKPESGSIFLDGEDIGQLPMYQKARRGISYLPQEASIFRKLSVRDNLRAVLEIKGYPDTETDEMIESLIDEFNLSKFADRDGYRLSGGERRRSEIARSLALKPTFILFDEPFTGIDPLAIIELKKMLTYLKNKGLGIIITDHNVRDTLSITDRAYIISNGNVLAEGAPHVIVENPQVQTAYLGEGFKFN; encoded by the coding sequence ATGCATTCACTGGAAATAAAGGGAATAACTAAGAACTACGGCAATAGATGTGTTGTCAATAATCTTACTCTTAATGTTAAAACAGGAGAAATAGTAGGACTTCTGGGGCCTAATGGCGCTGGAAAGACCACTACATTTTATATGATCGTTGGAATGATTAAACCTGAGTCAGGCAGCATATTTCTTGATGGTGAGGACATAGGACAGCTTCCAATGTACCAAAAGGCACGCAGGGGAATAAGCTATCTTCCTCAAGAAGCATCAATATTTCGAAAACTGAGCGTAAGAGATAACTTAAGGGCAGTGCTTGAAATTAAGGGCTATCCTGATACAGAGACAGATGAGATGATAGAGAGCCTTATTGATGAATTCAATTTGAGTAAATTTGCAGACAGGGACGGTTACAGGCTTTCAGGAGGTGAGAGGAGAAGAAGCGAGATTGCAAGATCTCTTGCGCTAAAACCTACTTTTATACTCTTTGATGAGCCTTTTACTGGTATTGACCCGTTAGCAATTATAGAGCTTAAAAAAATGCTTACCTATCTTAAAAACAAGGGGCTGGGCATAATAATAACAGATCACAATGTCCGAGATACACTGTCTATAACAGACAGGGCATATATTATAAGTAACGGAAATGTATTGGCAGAGGGAGCGCCTCATGTAATCGTTGAAAACCCTCAAGTCCAGACAGCGTATCTTGGAGAAGGATTTAAGTTTAATTAA
- the lptC gene encoding LPS export ABC transporter periplasmic protein LptC — translation MKRKFLFLLFLIFSVAVFLITRENRELEKDFRLKGDSFIEGLKIVQKKNGNNIWVLNAKRADIVEKENKAMLSNIEILITEKEMKIRAADGLYDMSGKKFTLLGNIIADTKDYTIIANTAEWTSNGEIKTKGDVKIEGRRFTIQGVGIEANSGQKVRILKDVKAVFYR, via the coding sequence ATGAAAAGGAAGTTTTTGTTTCTTCTCTTCCTGATTTTTTCCGTTGCAGTCTTTCTGATTACAAGAGAAAACAGGGAGCTTGAAAAAGATTTTCGTTTAAAGGGAGATTCTTTTATCGAAGGATTGAAGATTGTGCAGAAAAAAAATGGGAATAATATATGGGTTCTCAATGCCAAGAGAGCTGATATCGTTGAAAAAGAGAACAAGGCGATGTTGTCTAACATCGAAATTCTAATAACAGAAAAGGAAATGAAGATAAGAGCTGCAGATGGACTTTACGACATGTCAGGGAAAAAATTTACTTTGCTTGGAAATATAATTGCAGATACAAAAGATTATACAATCATTGCTAATACAGCTGAGTGGACTTCCAATGGGGAGATAAAAACAAAAGGTGATGTTAAAATCGAGGGCAGGAGATTTACTATACAGGGTGTAGGAATCGAAGCAAATTCAGGCCAGAAGGTGAGAATATTAAAAGATGTTAAAGCGGTTTTTTATCGTTAG
- the aroE gene encoding shikimate dehydrogenase: MRISAKTKVIALFGYPVEHSLSPSMHNTAFKHLKLDFCYVCFSVKPDELKNAAKAIKALSLTGVNVTVPHKEKIMPFLDEIDAEAAFIGAVNTVVNENGKLKGYNTDGRGFMKSVSKAGITVKNKRVLVIGAGGASRAVCYYLGQKALKLIIFDVNNKKSNNLANDLKEISPNIHSIKEITNLEDIDLIINATPLGLKNSDPMPLDIKLIKRNHIVCDLIYKKTKFLASASKKGCKTMSGLGMLLWQGVFAFELWTGKKPPVDLMKKAIL; the protein is encoded by the coding sequence ATGAGAATAAGTGCCAAGACAAAAGTGATTGCTCTTTTTGGTTATCCTGTTGAACACAGTCTTTCGCCTTCAATGCATAACACAGCATTTAAACATCTGAAATTGGATTTCTGTTATGTATGCTTTTCTGTGAAGCCTGATGAATTAAAAAATGCTGCAAAGGCAATAAAGGCTCTAAGTCTTACCGGTGTCAATGTTACTGTCCCTCATAAGGAAAAGATTATGCCTTTTCTTGATGAAATTGATGCTGAAGCTGCATTTATAGGAGCTGTTAATACAGTAGTAAATGAAAATGGAAAGCTCAAAGGATATAACACTGACGGCAGGGGTTTTATGAAGTCAGTGTCAAAAGCTGGAATAACAGTAAAAAACAAGCGTGTACTGGTTATCGGCGCTGGCGGTGCGTCAAGAGCTGTTTGTTACTATCTCGGACAAAAAGCATTAAAACTTATCATATTCGATGTAAACAATAAAAAATCAAATAACCTTGCAAATGATTTAAAAGAGATCTCACCAAATATACATTCAATAAAAGAGATAACAAACCTAGAAGATATAGATTTGATAATAAATGCAACGCCTCTTGGATTAAAAAACAGTGACCCTATGCCATTGGATATTAAACTAATCAAACGAAATCATATTGTCTGCGATCTGATTTATAAAAAAACGAAATTTCTTGCATCTGCTTCAAAAAAAGGATGTAAAACAATGAGCGGGCTTGGAATGCTTTTATGGCAGGGTGTTTTTGCTTTTGAATTATGGACAGGCAAAAAACCACCGGTTGATTTAATGAAAAAAGCAATTCTCTGA
- a CDS encoding LptA/OstA family protein: protein MLKRFFIVSAVILFSFTTNVFSEDSTGQLKGPIIITSDTLSADNKARTALFEKNVVAKTETMTLMSDKMLVYYAEKTGSITRIDVEGNVKLIKNDLVVTSDVAKYYADENKVVFTGEPKAVEKGNVVAGDMMTYFIKTERFIVNKSRVLLENKKGK, encoded by the coding sequence ATGTTAAAGCGGTTTTTTATCGTTAGTGCAGTTATTCTTTTTTCCTTTACGACCAATGTTTTTTCTGAAGATAGCACAGGTCAGTTAAAGGGACCGATAATAATTACTTCTGACACACTGTCAGCTGATAACAAGGCCAGGACAGCCCTTTTTGAAAAAAATGTAGTAGCAAAGACTGAAACCATGACTCTGATGTCCGATAAGATGCTTGTATATTATGCTGAAAAAACAGGCAGCATAACAAGAATTGATGTGGAAGGTAATGTAAAATTAATAAAAAATGATCTTGTTGTTACATCAGATGTTGCAAAGTATTATGCTGATGAAAATAAAGTTGTTTTTACTGGTGAACCAAAGGCAGTTGAAAAAGGAAATGTTGTTGCAGGCGATATGATGACATATTTTATTAAAACTGAACGATTTATTGTTAATAAAAGCAGGGTATTGCTTGAAAACAAAAAGGGGAAATAA